One segment of Panicum virgatum strain AP13 chromosome 3K, P.virgatum_v5, whole genome shotgun sequence DNA contains the following:
- the LOC120699417 gene encoding 11-beta-hydroxysteroid dehydrogenase A-like, protein MDLVNGVLNWVGTPAMVASLLLFYPPYYLFKTCYSFLSWLFPEDVAGKVVLITGASSGIGEQLAYQYAMKRASLVLVARRESSLRQVADTAIELGARDVIVLPGDVANPDDCKRFVQTAISHYDRLDHLVCNAGIASVGAFQEIPYVKNYSSQLDVNFWGSVQTTFAALPYLKRSRGRIVVTASATGWNPVPRMSFYNAANAALINFFETLRTELGSEIGITIVTPGWIESEMSKGKYLKDQGEMEVDQEMRDAQIGLFPVEYAKNCARAMVQAACQGERYLTVPAWFRAMYLWRVFAPEIVETCYRLLYMHGHGARQTDALSKTMAEAGGKQLLYPTSLRSDDVKTD, encoded by the exons ATGGATCTGGTGAACGGGGTGCTCAACTGGGTGGGGACGCCGGCCATGGTGGCCAGCCTGCTGCTCTTCTACCCGCCGTACTACCTCTTCAAGACCTGCTACTCCTTCCTCTCCTGGCTCTTCCCTGAGGACGTCGCCGGCAAGGTGGTCCTCATCACCGGCGCCTCCTCCGGCATCGGCGAG CAACTGGCCTACCAGTACGCCATGAAGCGGGCCTCCCTAGTCCTAGTCGCACGAAGGGAGTCGAGCCTCCGTCAGGTTGCCGACACAGCAATCGAGCTTGGTGCACGTGACGTGATCGTTCTACCGGGCGATGTCGCTAACCCTGATGACTGCAAGAGATTTGTTCAGACCGCGATCAGTCACTACGACCGAT TGGACCATCTTGTGTGCAATGCTGGCATCGCGAGCGTGGGGGCGTTTCAGGAGATTCCATATGTCAAAAACTACAGTTCCCAGCTT GATGTGAACTTCTGGGGTTCAGTTCAGACAACCTTTGCTGCACTTCCATATCTGAAAAGGAGCCGAGGGAGAATAGTTGTCACGGCTTCTGCAACAGGATGGAATCCTGTCCCGAGAATGAGCTTCTATAAT GCTGCCAATGCTGCCCTGATAAACTTCTTTGAGACGCTGCGAACCGAGCTCGGAAGCGAAATTGGGATCACAATAGTAACGCCTGGGTGGATCGAGTCCGAGATGTCCAAAGGGAAATACCTCAAGGATCAAGGAGAAATGGAGGTTGATCAAGAAATGCGCGAT GCTCAAATTGGTTTGTTCCCAGTGGAGTACGCGAAGAACTGCGCCAGGGCCATGGTGCAGGCGGCCTGCCAGGGTGAGCGCTACCTCACCGTGCCGGCATGGTTCAGGGCGATGTACCTGTGGAGGGTGTTTGCGCCGGAGATCGTCGAGACCTGCTACCGCCTCCTGTACATGCACGGTCATGGCGCGAGGCAAACCGACGCCCTGAGCAAGACGATGGCTGAGGCTGGTGGGAAGCAGCTGCTGTACCCAACTTCACTGCGCTCCGACGACGTCAAGACCGATTGA
- the LOC120701505 gene encoding TPD1 protein homolog 1A-like: protein MSPSIKLTAAIFLLLLAAQAECQGCMPSSISVEQTNTGKKAGGIDTVFQVTVTNRCRCAVNNVYLQSNGFSSSTPVDPKLFRRAGSSYLLGDGRRIPGSKSVTFQYAWDHYFKMAPASVQAQC from the exons ATGTCGCCGTCCATCAAGCTCACCGCTGCAATCTTTCTGCTGCTCCTGGCCGCGCAAG CGGAATGCCAGGGGTGTATGCCATCGAGCATCAGCGTCGAGCAGACCAACACCGGGAAGAAGGCAGGCGGGATCGACACGGTGTTTCAAGTGACggttaccaaccggtgccgGTGCGCCGTGAACAACGTTTACCTCCAGTCCAACGGCTTCTCGAGCTCCACCCCTGTCGACCCGAAGCTCTTCCGCCGGGCCGGGTCCAGTTACCTCCTCGGCGATGGCCGGCGGATCCCGGGCTCCAAGTCCGTCACCTTCCAGTATGCTTGGGACCATTACTTCAAGATGGCGCCAGCGAGTGTGCAGGCCCAGTGCTAG
- the LOC120700991 gene encoding TPD1 protein homolog 1A-like, which yields MSRSIKITAAIFLLLLVAQAECQGCTPSSVSVEQTNTGKKVDGIDMVFQVTVTNRCRCAVSNVYLRSNGFSSFTPIDPKLFRRNGSAYLLGGGRRIPSSESVTFQYAWGHYFKMAPASVQAQC from the exons ATGTCGCGGTCTATCAAGATCACCGCTGCAATCTTTCTGCTGCTCCTGGTTGCGCAAG CGGAATGCCAGGGGTGTACGCCGTCGAGCGTCAGCGTCGAGCAGACCAACACCGGGAAGAAGGTGGACGGGATTGACATGGTGTTTCAGGTGACGGTGACCAACCGGTGCCGGTGTGCCGTGAGCAACGTCTACCTTCGGTCCAACGGCTTCTCTAGCTTCACCCCTATCGACCCAAAGCTCTTCCGGCGGAACGGGTCCgcctacctcctcggcggcggccggcggatccCGAGCTCTGAGTCCGTCACCTTCCAGTATGCTTGGGGCCATTACTTCAAGATGGCGCCAGCGAGTGTGCAGGCCCAATGCTAG
- the LOC120699419 gene encoding subtilisin-like protease 3, producing MEVHSSILLTSLVLIGLLSHITQTISHGNCEGSSRCAYVVRVRPPPNFSMDMSPMNLEDWYRSFLPPGMARSKPQSPFIHTYREAILGFAVNLTKDEAEYIKTNDGVLMVYQDNLIPLLTTHSPDFLSLRPNGGAWNTLGMGEGIIIGLLDTGIDFAHTSFDDAGMATPPAKWRGSCKFESARCNKKLIGGKSLIGGENPEAPVDDVGHGTHTASTAAGRFVQGASVLGSGNGTAAGMAPRAHLAMYKVCSEQGCYGSDILAGMEAAIADGVDILSISLGGRPQAFHEDIIAIGSFSAMKKGIFVSCSAGNSGPLPSTLSNEEPWVLTVGASTMDRQMKAIVKLGDGRSFVGESAYQPPSLDSLPLMFELDGSENITGKVVACELEGSQIEIGRSIKDSGGSGMIALGSEDSGYTTFAAAHVLPASYLNSPDAAAVRQYIQTSNKPTASIIFNGTSLGTTPAPVVAFFSSRGPSTASPGILKPDIIGPGVNIIAAWPFKVGPNRVDEHDMVFNTLSGTSMSTPHLSGIAAIIKSAHHDWSPAAIKSAIMTTAYVVYDGKKPILDEKLNPAGHFTIGAGHVNPSEVINPGLVYDTDVEQYILYLCGLGYTDSEVEIITHQKGACSKGTKLAEAELNYPSIATRASAGKLVVNRTVTNVGDAVSSYTVEIDMPKEVKATVSPTKLDFTKKKESKTFTVRLSWDASKTKNAEGSFKWVSSKHVVRSPIVIF from the coding sequence ATGGAGGTGCATTCCAGTATCCTGTTGACCTCCCTTGTTCTCATAGGCCTCCTATCTCACATCACTCAAACCATCTCCCATGGAAACTGTGAAGGATCTAGCAGGTGCGCATATGTTGTACGTGTGCGCCCTCCTCCCAACTTTTCCATGGACATGAGCCCCATGAACCTTGAGGACTGGTATAGATCATTCCTCCCACCAGGAATGGCTAGATCCAAGCCTCAATCACCATTCATACACACCTATAGAGAAGCCATTCTTGGGTTCGCCGTGAATCTCACAAAAGATGAGGCTGAATACATCAAGACCAATGATGGGGTCCTTATGGTGTACCAAGACAACCTTATTCCGCTCTTGACAACCCACTCACCAGATTTCCTTAGCCTACGGCCAAATGGAGGGGCTTGGAATACCTTAGGCATGGGTGAGGGAATCATCATTGGGCTCCTCGACACTGGCATAGACTTTGCACACACATCCTTTGATGATGCCGGCATGGCCACGCCACCTGCTAAATGGCGTGGATCCTGCAAGTTTGAAAGTGCTCGCTGCAACAAAAAACTTATTGGTGGAAAGTCCTTGATTGGTGGAGAGAATCCTGAGGCACCTGTGGATGATGTTGGCCATGGAACACACACTGCTAGCACAGCTGCCGGCAGGTTTGTACAAGGTGCAAGTGTGCTTGGTAGTGGCAATGGTACGGCGGCTGGCATGGCCCCACGTGCACACCTAGCCATGTATAAGGTGTGCAGTGAGCAGGGCTGCTATGGCTCCGATATACTTGCAGGAATGGAAGCTGCTATTGCTGACGGTGTTGATATCTTGTCGATATCACTCGGTGGTCGTCCACAAGCCTTCCATGAAGACATTATTGCCATTGGATCCTTTTCTGCCATGAAGAAGGGGATATTTGTGAGTTGTTCTGCAGGAAATTCTGGTCCTCTTCCCAGCACACTAAGCAATGAAGAACCATGGGTCCTGACGGTGGGTGCAAGCACAATGGACCGGCAAATGAAAGCCATTGTGAAGCTAGGGGATGGCCGCTCATTTGTTGGTGAGTCAGCCTACCAACCACCTAGTCTTGATTCTTTACCACTGATGTTTGAACTTGATGGTTCTGAAAACATCACCGGAAAAGTTGTTGCCTGCGAACTCGAAGGATCTCAAATTGAAATTGGACGGTCTATCAAGGATAGTGGTGGTTCTGGGATGATAGCGCTGGGATCTGAGGATAGTGGCTACACAACTTTTGCAGCAGCCCATGTCCTACCAGCATCATATCTGAACTCCCCAGATGCTGCTGCGGTCAGGCAGTACATTCAGACATCCAACAAGCCCACAGCTTCGATCATTTTCAATGGCACGTCTCTGGGAACCACTCCAGCTCCTGTAGTTGCTTTCTTCTCATCTCGGGGGCCTAGTACAGCAAGCCCTGGTATTCTGAAGCCTGATATCATCGGACCCGGAGTGAATATTATTGCAGCATGGCCATTCAAAGTAGGACCGAATAGAGTTGATGAACATGATATGGTCTTCAACACCTTATCTGGAACATCCATGTCTACACCTCACCTTAGTGGCATTGCAGCTATTATCAAGAGTGCCCATCATGATTGGTCACCTGCAGCGATTAAATCAGCCATCATGACGACAGCCTATGTCGTATATGATGGCAAGAAGCCTATCCTAGATGAGAAACTAAATCCGGCTGGTCATTTCACTATTGGGGCTGGACATGTTAACCCTTCAGAAGTTATCAATCCAGGCCTGGTCTATGACACTGATGTGGAGCAATACATTCTGTATCTCTGTGGCCTTGGTTACACAGATTCTGAAGTCGAGATAATCACGCATCAGAAGGGTGCCTGCAGCAAAGGAACAAAATTAGCTGAAGCTGAGCTGAACTACCCTTCGATTGCAACAAGGGCAAGTGCTGGGAAACTTGTTGTGAATCGGACTGTCACAAATGTTGGCGATGCCGTGTCATCTTACACCGTTGAGATTGACATGCCCAAGGAAGTTAAGGCGACTGTGTCACCAACAAAACTAGATTTCACCAAGAAGAAGGAGAGTAAAACATTTACTGTCAGATTAAGCTGGGATGCTAGCAAAACTAAGAATGCTGAGGGAAGCTTCAAGTGGGTCTCTAGCAAGCATGTTGTGAGGAGCCCCATTGTAATTTTCTAA